In Sulfuriferula plumbiphila, the genomic window CAGGAAATCCTCAACTTGCTGTCCAAGGTCAAGCGCGAAGAATTTGTTCCGCAAACTTATCGCACCCTGGCATTTGTGGACATGGAAATCCCGCTCGGCCACAACGAACTGATGATGCAGCCCAAGCTCGAGGCGCGCATCGTGCAAGAGCTGGCCATCAAAAAAACCGACAAGATTCTCGAAGTCGGCACCGGTAGCGGCTACCTCACCGCGCTACTGGCACACCAGGGACACCATGTACACAGCGTGGACATCGTGCCGGAATTCAAAACCCAGGCCGAGGCCAAGCTCAGGGCGCATGGTTTTGCCAACGCTTCGCTGGAGGTGGGCGACGCTGCGCGCGGCTGGCCGCGTCATGGTCCCTATGATGTGATCGTACTCACCGGCTCCACCCCGATATTGCCGGAAGCCTTCGTGCATGACCTCAAGCCCGGCGGACGGCTGTTCGCCATTGTCGGCGATGCGCCTGCGATGCAGGCCCAGCTCGTCACCTGTGTGGCCGAAGGCGCATACAACACGGTGACGCTGTTTGAAACCAACATCAAGCCGCTCGTCAACGCGCTGCAACCCGAACGCTTCGTATTTTAACCACCCCAATGCAGCAGATCGGCGCGCGCGCACTCCAGCAGTGGTTGCAGGATGCAGACCGCGCCAGCCCGCTTTTGCTGGACGTGCGCGAGCCCTGGGAATATGAGTATTGCCATATCGTCAATGCCCGGCTGGTGCCGATGCACAGCGTGCCCGGCAAACTCGATACGCTCGACCAACACGCGCAAATCGTGGTGATCTGCCATCACGGCATGCGCAGTATGCAAGTGGCGCGTTTCCTCGAGCACGCCGGGTTTGATCGGATCTACAATCTGCAGGGTGGCGTGGACAGCTGGGCGCAGCTGGTGGACACCAGCATGCCCACCTACTGAAACCCATCGGCGCCTATTTCGGGATGCCTTGATGAAACGACTGTCTCTTGCCCTCATGGGTATCGGATTTATCCACCTGGCGCTCGCCGCCGATCTCTCCGACATTTATCATCAGGCGCAACGCAACGACGCAGCCTACGCTTCTGCCCGCGCGGCCTATCGCGCCGGCGTGGAAAAACTGCCGCAGGGCCGTGCCGGCTTGCTGCCACAGGCCAGCCTCAACGCCAGCGTGCTCAATAACAACACCAGCTCATCGGTGTTCGGAGACAGAAGTTACACCTCAAGGGGCGTCGGTATCACCGTCATCCAGCCCATCTACCGCAAGCAGAACTGGGAACACTACGAACAGGCCAAACAACAAGTCAGCGTAGCCGAGGCGCAGCTCGCCAGTGCCGCGCAGGACCTGATCCTGCGCACCGCGCAGGCGTATTTTGATGTATTGCAAAGTCAGGACAACCTCAACTTCGTGCGCGCCCAGAAGGCCGCCATCGGCGAACAACTGGCACAAGCCAGGCGCAATTTTGAAGTCGGCACCGCCACTATTACCGACAGCAACGAAGCGCAGGCGCGGTCCGATCTCGCCAGCGCCCAGGAAATCGCCGCCCTCAACGACCTGCAAATCAAACAGCGCGCACTGCAACGCATCATCGGCAAACTGCCACCCAGGCTCGACGTGCTGGGGGACAAGCTACAACTGGCGCCGCCCAATCCAGCCAGCATCGACGCGTGGATCGCTCGCGCCGAGCAGGACAGCCCGGCGCTCAAGGCGCAGCGTGCCGGCTACGAGATCGCCCAGCGCGAGGTCGAGCGTAACCGCGCCGGACACTACCCGACCCTGGATGCGGTGGCCAGCTACTCGGACAACCGCAACCAGAATTTTGGCGGGTTTCAGGTCAACACCAAAAACGCCGTGATCGGGGTAGAGCTCAACTTGCCGTTGTATCAGGGCGGCCTGGTCGGTTCGCGCGTGCGTGAAGCCGTGGCCAACCAGGACAAGGCACGCGAAGACCTCGAAGACGCGCGGCGCCAGGTCGACCTCAATACCAGCCAGGCCTACCTCGGCGTAACCAGCGGCGAAGCCCAGGTCAAGGCACTGGAACAGGCACTGTTATCCAGCCAGACTTCACTCGATTCCACCAGGCTCGGCCTCGAGGTCGGCGTGCGCACCACGGTGGATGTACTCAATGCACAACAACAGATGTATTCCGCCAAACGTGATCTGGCCGCTGCGCGTTACAACTACATTCTTTCCAGCCTGCGCCTGAAAGCCGCAGCCGGGACACTGAGCGAAACCGACCTCGGCGAAGTGGACAAATGGCTGGTGAGCAGCGAATAGGTTGTTTAACGGCACTAACCACGGGGGAGAACAAGAAGGCAAAAGGCAAAATTTAAAATCTCTCCCTGGGCTTGATTTTGCCTTTTGCCTTTTGCCTTTTGCCTTTTGCCTTGTTCCCCCGCTGCCGTCCTCCTTACTCAGGTTTCAAATACACCTCGAGCGTCTGCATCAGGCGCTGTACCGTGCCGCGATGGGCGTGGCTAAACGCCAGCGCCGCTTCCGACATCTGGCGGCGGCGTAATGGGGCATCCAGCAAGCCCTTCAGTTCCCGCGCCAGACCGGCAACATCCGCCACCCGCTGTGCCGCGCCACACGCGACTGCCTGGCGCGCGACATCGGCAAAATTCCAGGTGTGCGGGCCAATCAACACCGGGCAGCCCACGGCAGCGGCTTCAATCAGGTTTTGTCCGCCGAATGGCAGCAGGCTGCCCCCCACAAACGCCACATCGGCGGCGCGATAATAGGCAAACAACTCACCCATGCTGTCGCCCAGCAGCACCGCTGTCTGCGCCGCCACGGGCTGGCCCGCGCTGCGCCGCTGATAGATCGTGCCGCGCTGTTCCAGCAGCGCAGCCACCTCGTCAAAACGCTGCGGATGGCGCGGCACAATCAGCGTGAGCAGATCGGGCAGCGCGACCCGCTCCAGCGCATCCAGCACCAGCGCCTCCTCGCCTTCGCGCGTACTGGCCGCCACGAATACGGGCCGACCTTTGCCCAGTTGCGCGCGCAGCCGCACCCCGGCCTGGATTTGCGCGGGCGGCGGCGCGCAATCAAATTTCAGGTTGCCCGCCACCTCGACATGCGGTGCGCCCAGCTGGCTCAGGCGATCCGCATCGGCGCGCGTTTGTGCCACCACGGCCGCCAGCTTGCCCAGGCTGCTACGCACCAGCGCGCCGAGCCAGCCATAGCGCCGTGCCGAGCGCGCCGACAGGCGTGCGTTCACCAGCAGCACTGGCGTGCTGCCTGCGTGACAGGCATCGATCAGGTTCGGCCAGATTTCAGTTTCCATCAGCAAGCCTATCGCCGGCCGGAAATGCCGCACGAAGCGCCGCACAGCGAAACGGTAGTCGTAGGGCAGATACGCCCGCAACACCCGCTCGCCAAACAGCGACTCGCTGGTCGCGCGCCCGGTGGGCGTGGTATGCGTCAGCAAAATCCGATACCCGGGATAACGCGCCAGCAACGCCTGCACCAGCGGCACCGCGGCACGCGTCTCCCCCACCGACACGGCGTGCAGCCAGATCACCGGTTGCGCTGGGCGGTCCGGATAAAACCCGAAGCGCTCGCCCCAGTGCCGCAGGTAGGCAGGCTGGCGACGCGCGCGCCAGAGCAGGTGCAGCATCGTGTAAGGGAATGCCACGAACAGCAGCAAGGCGTAGGCATGACGGGAAAAAAACAGTTTCATGGGGGCATTCTAACAGCGCCTGAAAGCCCAAACGAACATGCTAGAATTTGCCCAACAATTCAGGAGACACCATGAAAATTCTGCTCACCGGCGCAGCTGGTTTCATCGGAATGCACACCGCCCTGCGGCTTCTGGCGCGTGGCGATGTAGTTGTCGGTGTGGACAACCTCAACGATTACTACGACGTCAAGCTCAAACGCGCACGTCTGGCGCAACTCACAGCGCATGGCAACTTCCGTTTCATCCAGCTCGACATTGCCGACCGGGCCACCATGGAAACCCTGTTCACCACAGAGAAATTCCAGCGCGTCATCAACCTCGCCGCCCAGCCCGGCGTGCGCTACTCGCTGAAAAACCCGCACGCCTATATCCAGTCCAACATCGTCGGCCTGACCAACATCCTCGAAGGCTGCCGCCACAACCAGGTCGAGCACCTGGTCTACGCCAGTAGCTCCAGCGTGTACGGCGCCAATACGCACATGCCGTTTTCCGTGCACGCCAACGTCGACCACCCGGTCAGCCTGTACGCGGCCACCAAAAAAGCCGGCGAGCTGATGGCGCACAGCTACAGCCACCTGTACAAGCTGCCCACCACCGGCCTGCGTTTTTTCACCGTGTACGGTCCATGGGGACGCCCGGACATGTCGCCCTCGCTATTCGCCGGCGCCATCCTGCGCGGCGAACCGATCGACGTGTTCAACCAGGGAAAAATGCAGCGCGACTTCACCTATATCGACGACATCGTCGAAGGCGTGGTGCGCATCCTCGACCGCGTCGCCACGCCTGCTCCCCAATTCGATACCAGCGCGCCGGACCCCGGCACCAGCTACGCCCCTTACCGCGTCTACAATATCGGCAACCACGCGCCGGTGGAACTGATGACTTTCATTGAAACCATCGAACGCGCAGCGGGCAGGCCGGCCGTGAAAAACTTCCTGCCGATGCAAGCGGGCGACGTGGTGGCTACGTATGCCGATGTGGCCGACCTCAAACGTGACGTGGGGTTTGAGCCGAAGACGCCGCTCGCCGAGGGGATAGAGAAATTCGTGGCGTGGTATCGCAGCTATTATCATCAGGCCGGGTGATGCCCACCCCAACCAACAAGCGGCGCCCAACCAGCTGGCCACAATGGAGTGCGACATGAAACACGCGATTGTTCTGCAACTCAGCGAGCAGGAATATCTCGAAACCGAACGCGCCAGCCAGGTCAGGCATGAATATGTCGCTGGTGAAATCTTCGCCATGGCCGGTGGCAGCAAGGCGCACAACACGATCTCTCTGAACATGGCGGTATTGCTGCGCAACAAACTGCGCGATAGCGGCTGCCAGACCTTCATCGCCGACATGAAAGTCCGCATCGCCACGCAGGCCCGCCACTACTATCCCGATGTCGCCGTTACCTGCGCACCGGGCGACCTCGCCAGCGACAGCCCCAGGGATTACATCGAATCCACGGTGCTGCTGGTTGAAGTGCTCTCCCCCGCCACCGAAGCCATCGACCGCCGCGAAAAAATGCTCGCCTACCGCCACATCGCCAGCCTGCGGGAATACGTGCTGATCGACCAGGAACGGCGCTGGGTAGAGGTTTACCGCCGCAATGAAGCTGGCTGGAGCGCCGACATTTTCGCGCCAGACGATGAAATCACACTGGAATCAGCGGATATGCAAATCAGCATGGATGACCTGTACGCAGGCAGCGGCGTGGCGTGGCCTGAACCCCAGTCATGAGTGGAGGCTGATACAATGCGCTCCTGCGTGTCCCCGTTATTCCTGATTGATCGGACGCACCTGCCAAGATGAGACTCACCGACACCCAGAGCGCCACCATCCGCGAAGAAGTGCAACGGCACTTCGGTGACAGCGCGCGCGTCCTGCTGTTTGGCTCGCGTGTGCGTGACGACGCGCTGGGCGGCGATATCGACCTCTACGTTGAAGCCGAAGGCAGCGCCGAACAGGCATTAACGCGCGAGCTCCAGCTCTACGCCGCACTCCAGCGCCGACTGGGCGAGCAGCGCATCGACATCGTCGTCCATCGGCGCGGCACATCCCTACGCACCATCGACGAAGAAGCACGCAGAACCGGGGTACCGTTGTGACTGAAACCATCAATCGTCTGTGGCAGATACTGCGCGTGGTCGAAAAAGAAGCGCACTCCCTGCAGGCAGTCATGCAACGACGCTTCCCTGGGCACGGTGCAATATCGCCTGCATGGCTGGAAGGACAGCTTGCCACACCGGAAGGCATAGACCGCCTGGAATCTTTCGTCGGCAAGTTTTCCCGCATGCAAGACACGCTCGTCGATAAGTTACTGCCGCATTTTCTGCTGGCCGTAGGCGAAGAACCAGGCACTGCCCTGGACAACCTGCGCCGCGCAGAACGGCTGGGCATAGTCAGTGACCCAGACCAGTGGCTGGCCATGCGCCGACTGCGCAACCATCTCGTTCACGAATATGTCGATGACTTGGCGCAACTGGCTGCCGCGCCGGCAAAGGCGCGCGAAACGGCCGGTGAGTTATACAAGACCTTTCACGGCATAAAGGCCTATGCCGGGAAAAATCTGCCGCCGGTGGATAAAACACAATGAATTCCGCTGAACCGTTCCCACCCACCGAGAAGCGGTGCCTGACCCAATTTTATGCGTGCAACACATGACAAATAAATTCGAGTCTGACCCCATTTTACGCAAGAATGTCAAAGTCAAGCATTGAAAAAATCCGGCCCGCTACGGGTGAGAATTTATTGTCGCGTAAGGCGCTTGTTAAAAATTCGCTAATCAATCTCGCCGGTTTTGCCCTCCCGCTAACTGTCGGGCTGATAACGATACCGCTGATTGTGCGTGGTTTTGGCGTTGAACGGTTTGGCTTGCTTACCTTGGCGTGGGCGGTCATTGGCTACTTCAGCCTGTTTGACCTGGGGATTGGCCGGGCAATTACGCAGTTGATAGCCGAGCGCCTGGATAAGTCCCCCGCAGAAGATGTGGCCCGACTGGCGTGGACGGGTTTGTTGATGATGGCGGTTTTTGCGTTGATTGGGGCCATCTTCACCGCTAGCCTGACTCCGTGGTTTGTTTCCTCCGTGCTCAATATGCCCGAGGCGCTGAGAGAAGAAGCCATATGGGCCTTCATCATGCTTGCGGCGGCAATACCCGCAGTCGTTTTGAGCGCCGGTTTTGCCGGGGTGCTTGCTGCGATACAGCGCTTTGATCTGATCAACGCCCTGCGGATTCCGATGGGCATGATGATCTTTCTGGTCCCCCTCGCCATTCTGCCCTACTCGAAAAGCATGGCGTATGTTTGCGCGGGTTTGATGGTTATCCGATTCCTCTTTCTAGTTTTGCATGCGGTGGTATGTTTCTACGCTTTTCCGTCATTGCGGGCTCACGTGGGCATAGAACGCTCGGAAATCAGGAGGCTGTTGAATTTTGGCGGCTGGATGACGGTGACCAATGTTATCGGACCGTTCATGGTGTATATGGATCGCTTCGTAATCGGCGCGGCGTTGTCCATTTCAGCCGTTGCCTATTATGTGACGCCCTATGAAATGGTCACCCGGCTTTGGGCCATACCGGCTGCGATAGTGACAGTCCTTTTTCCTGCTTTTGCTGCTTCAAAGAACAATGGCTCAAGCCATGCGGCCGCACTTTATTCGATGGGCGGACGGGCCATTCTGGTGATTTTGGCGCCTATCGTGCTGGTGTTGGTGGTTTTTGCGAAAGAGGGGCTGAACGTCTGGCTGGGTAGCGATTTTTCGCAAAAGAGCGCCGCTGTCTTACAATGGCTCGCCATGGGCGTTTATCTCAACAGCTATGCCCAAGTGCCGTTTGCGTTCATTCAGGGAATCGGGCGGGCGGATATTACTGCCAAACTTCACCTTCTGGAGTTGCCCATTTATATAGCCCTGATGTTCTGGTTGCTGAACACACACGGCATTATCGGCGTGGCGATCGCCTGGCTGCTGCGGATCGCCGTGGACGCTGTGCTACTGACCCTGGTGGCGCATTGGCTGTCCAAGGATATGGCTGCAGCCAGCAGGCAGATATTCCCTATGCTTGCAACCCTGTTAGTCCTGTTCGCCGCCGGAATGATGCTGGATGAAACAGTCGGGAAACTGTTTTTTACAGGCGCCGCCTTTCTTGCCCTCATCTTGGTGGTCTATTTTTTTGCTGTCACGCCAGAAGAGAAGAATGCAATCCGGAAATCAGCCCAGCGCTTTCTTCGAACCTGAGTTTTCCACTGCCCCCTGAATCATGCACAATAACGAAATTCAAACTCGGCCATGCCCTGATTGCCCCGTGTGCGGATCGCAAGGCAGCCTGTTGTACGCTAAATTGACGGATCGTCTTTTTAATACGCCGGGCACGTGGGATATGAAAAAATGCCATAACCCGGATTGCGGCGCCTTATGGCTTGATCCCATGCCCGCAGAAGCCGACTTGGCCAAACTTTACACCGATTATTATACGCATCAGGCTTCCCTGCCCAACTCTGTCCGTAACCCCTTGGGACGTTTTCTCGACCGGGTGCGCGCTTCGCATCTTCATGCCCGGTTTGGTTATGCCCCCCTCTCGGCCTCCTGGATAAACAAACTGCTGGGCTTGTTCGCCTATATCCATCCCGCCTGGAAAGAGAATCTGGAGGCCAGCGTCTTTTATCTGTCTGCCCAGCGCGGTGGACGTTTGCTGGAGGTCGGCTGCGGCAGCGGCGCGACGCTGCAATCAATGGAACAAAAAGGCTGGAGCGTGACCGGCCTTGATTTTGACGAGGACGCCGTAAAAAATGCCAGAAGCAAAGGCCTGGATGTGCGGCATGGGCAACTGTCCGCGCAGGAGTTTGCGGATGAAAGCTTCGATGCGGTGGTCATGAGCCACGTGATTGAGCATGTGCCCTCGCCTGGCGCATTGCTGGGCGAGTGCCGGCGGGTTCTCAAAAAAGGAGGGGTTCTGGTCGCACTCACACCCAATGCAGATTCGCGAGGGCATGGGCACTATAGGCGAAACTGGCGTGGATTGGAGCCACCGCGCCATTTGCAGGTATTTACCGCCCGCTCCCTGGCCAGCATGGCCTACGGCGCCGACTACGATACTGTCGAAAGTTTTACATCCATGCAAGGCGCCATCTATATCTGGCACGCATCAGCCGAGATAGCAAAAGATGGTAGACATGACATGAATGCTGAAGTTGGCCTGCATCGTCGCATTTTGCTGCAGATTACAGGGTTGGTCATTGGGTGGCTGCATGTGCTCCTCCCGGGTCGCGGCGAAGTCGCCGTGATTGTCTGCAGAAAATAACCCCTGGTTAGCTACATCCATGATCCAAGTTCTGCTGGCGACCTACAATGGCGAAGCCTTTCTCGCTGAACAGCTAGACTCCCTGCTTGCCCAGAAGGGGGGAGTCTGTACCGTTCTGGCTCGTGATGACGGGTCTACCGATACAACTCTGGATATTCTCCAGCGCTATGCACAAAGCTTTCCTAGCCAAATTGTACTGGGTGAAAAACAGGGTAGACTCGGTGCGATAGGCAGCTTTGACTGGCTGCTAAGTCAATCCAGCGCCCCCTATATTGCGTTTTGTGACCAGGATGATGTGTGGGAGCCCGATAAACTGCATATCCTGCTGGAACGCATGCAGGCGCTCGAAGCCCGCCTGGGCAAGGACACGCCGATACTCGTGCACAGCGACCTTGCGGTAGTCAACCGGAATTTGCAGAGGATTCACCCGTCGTTCTGGACGTATTCCGGATTGGATGCGAGGCGTCATGGTTTGGCACAGCTTTTGATCAGCAACACGGTGACCGGCTGCGCTATGCTTGCGAATCGGGCCTTGGTTGAGCGAGCCACGCCTATTCCGCAGGAAGCCGTCATGCACGATCATTGGTTTGCTCTGGTGGCTGCTGCCTTGGGGCACGTCGAGCCAGTTTACGAGAGTCTCGTCGCTTACAGGCAACATGGCCGCAATGCCGTGGGAGCGCAGGCTTACGGCTGGCGGACCATGCTCGGGAAGCTGATTTCAGGCTGCGGCCATACCGACATCAGCAAGTTACGACATCAGGCTGAGGTTTTGTACCGCCGCTATGGTGACTATCTTGAACCAGACCACGCTGGATTTGTCGCGGGGTTCAGTAAATTGCAGGATAAAAGCTGGTTGGCACGGCGTTTTTTTATGCTGCGCCATGGCATCCTTAGACCCGGTGTGGTGCGTAATCTAGGGCTGTTTTTTTGTGTGCGCCTGGCCAGGGAAGGGCAGCAGAAACGCGATATATGAAGGCTCTTGGCAAAGCTTTACTGATCCTTATCGTCCTTGAGCTTGGCCTTGGCGGCGGCGGCAGATGGATGGATGCCACAGGCCTGCCCCGCATAGTGCTGTTTTGCTTTGGGCTGGGGTATTTCGTTATTGCATTATTGGTTCGACCAGCAAATGGTGCAGGGGCATCCCCTGAAAGAATCCCACGTGAATTTCTTTTCCTGACGGTGTTATTCATTGCGTTGACCCTGTTTTCCCTGTCAGTCTCAATGCTGAATGGTCAAAGCTTATGGGAAACCGCTAAAGGTTTGAGACCGCAGACATATTTCTTGCTGCTGCCTTTCTTTGCCCTGGTCATGCGAAATATCGACGACGTGGCGATGGTCAGCAAGGCGCTGAAGTTTTCGGCATTGACTCTTGCAATTTTATTCATCGCAACGATGGCGATATGGAAATCTGGTTTTGTGACATCCGGGCAGTTATTTCAGTGGCTGAATCCTGCGGGCGATACGCATCCCGAGGTTTTCTTTCGGGGAGACACCACCTTTTTCTTCAAGGCAATTCTGTATGTTGGTGTTGGGGTGTTTTTTTTCGCGGCTGAAAAAAACCGGGTCAGGAAAAGCACGGTTCTGCTGCTGATGCTGGCGATAGCACTCACCATGACGCGAGGCGTGTGGCTGTCTGTTTTTATGGTTTTGGCGGCGTGGGCTTTTTTTTATACTGGCAACCGCCTCAAAGGCGCGGCGATTGCGGCGACATTCCTGTTCATCGGCGCTATCGGTGTGGTATGGATAAATAAAACATTGCTGACCGTGGTTATATCCGATGCGATACGAATGAAGGATATGCACGCACTACCGTCAATTTTGGATTGGCAAACAGTATTGTTCGGCAAAGGTTTTAACGGCACCATCGTTGGGCGTGAGGCCATCGAGATCACTTACATCAACATTCTGTACAGGCAAGGACTGGCGTGGCTCATATTCTGGCTTTTGCCCATGGCCTATCTGATCTGGCGGATGCACGCAATCAGGGATCCGAATCACCAGTTTCTTGCGTTGCCATATTTTATGGCTGCCACATTTGTGTATTTAGTCAGCTTCACCAACCCTTTTCTGTCCAGCTCAATCGGAATTTCAGTTGTAATGATCGCAATGGTGGCGGTAAGGGTCATTGCGCAATCGAACCCCCAAGTGTCGTTGGATATAGGTACCGGCACTCTCGATTTTGCTGATGTGCCGCAATCGTTTTTTTGACATGGATCAGGAAGTCCAATCCTGTTTCTTCATTATTATGGGGCATCCTTAAAACATGGATGTAACTCTCGCTGGTTTATATCAGCCAAATTATTTGTCTGCCGCCGAAACGCCTCTCCCGGACACTCGGCTGATTACCTTATCTGTAGTCAGCCACATGCAAGAGGCCCTGGTAGGGGCGCTACTCGAAGATCTTGGCCGAATATCCCACCGGAGCTTGCAAGTGTTGGTCACACTAAATCTTCCTGAACGTTTGGGATGGCAGCCTGAAGATTTTTCTTTTCCTGTCACGGTATTGCATAACGACAAACCCCGTGGCTTCGGGACCAACCATAATGCGGCGTTTGGGCAATGCGACACGCCTCATTTTTGCATTATTAACCCGGACATCCGCCTGGAAACGAATCCCTTTCCGGCTTTACTGGCTTGCCTGAATGACAGAAATGTCGCTGCCGTCGCTCCTATCGTATTCAACCCGCAGGGCAAAATAGAGGACAGCGTGCGGCATTTTCCCAGCCCCTTCGGGCTGATTACAAAAGCCCTTGATCTTGACGGCAGCTGTTACCCTATCGAACCGGGCACAGCACCTTTTGCCGCCGACTGGGTGGGCGGCATGTTCATGCTGTTCCGTGCAACCGATTTCGCTGCTGTGGGCGGGTTTGACGAAGGCTTCTTCCTCTACTACGAAGACGTGGACATCTGCGCGCGCCTTTGGAAAAGGGGGCGTCGGGTCATGGCCTGTCCTCAGGCAAGCGTGGTGCATGATGCGCGCCGCGCCAGTCGCCGCGATCTGCGCTATATGCGCTGGCATCTGTCGAGCATGGGCCGCTATTTCCGTAAGCATTTATTCAGGTTGCCTGCTGTTA contains:
- a CDS encoding protein-L-isoaspartate O-methyltransferase family protein, translated to MNIEQARFNMIEQQIRTWDVLDQEILNLLSKVKREEFVPQTYRTLAFVDMEIPLGHNELMMQPKLEARIVQELAIKKTDKILEVGTGSGYLTALLAHQGHHVHSVDIVPEFKTQAEAKLRAHGFANASLEVGDAARGWPRHGPYDVIVLTGSTPILPEAFVHDLKPGGRLFAIVGDAPAMQAQLVTCVAEGAYNTVTLFETNIKPLVNALQPERFVF
- a CDS encoding rhodanese-like domain-containing protein, translated to MQQIGARALQQWLQDADRASPLLLDVREPWEYEYCHIVNARLVPMHSVPGKLDTLDQHAQIVVICHHGMRSMQVARFLEHAGFDRIYNLQGGVDSWAQLVDTSMPTY
- a CDS encoding TolC family outer membrane protein: MKRLSLALMGIGFIHLALAADLSDIYHQAQRNDAAYASARAAYRAGVEKLPQGRAGLLPQASLNASVLNNNTSSSVFGDRSYTSRGVGITVIQPIYRKQNWEHYEQAKQQVSVAEAQLASAAQDLILRTAQAYFDVLQSQDNLNFVRAQKAAIGEQLAQARRNFEVGTATITDSNEAQARSDLASAQEIAALNDLQIKQRALQRIIGKLPPRLDVLGDKLQLAPPNPASIDAWIARAEQDSPALKAQRAGYEIAQREVERNRAGHYPTLDAVASYSDNRNQNFGGFQVNTKNAVIGVELNLPLYQGGLVGSRVREAVANQDKAREDLEDARRQVDLNTSQAYLGVTSGEAQVKALEQALLSSQTSLDSTRLGLEVGVRTTVDVLNAQQQMYSAKRDLAAARYNYILSSLRLKAAAGTLSETDLGEVDKWLVSSE
- the waaA gene encoding lipid IV(A) 3-deoxy-D-manno-octulosonic acid transferase, whose product is MKLFFSRHAYALLLFVAFPYTMLHLLWRARRQPAYLRHWGERFGFYPDRPAQPVIWLHAVSVGETRAAVPLVQALLARYPGYRILLTHTTPTGRATSESLFGERVLRAYLPYDYRFAVRRFVRHFRPAIGLLMETEIWPNLIDACHAGSTPVLLVNARLSARSARRYGWLGALVRSSLGKLAAVVAQTRADADRLSQLGAPHVEVAGNLKFDCAPPPAQIQAGVRLRAQLGKGRPVFVAASTREGEEALVLDALERVALPDLLTLIVPRHPQRFDEVAALLEQRGTIYQRRSAGQPVAAQTAVLLGDSMGELFAYYRAADVAFVGGSLLPFGGQNLIEAAAVGCPVLIGPHTWNFADVARQAVACGAAQRVADVAGLARELKGLLDAPLRRRQMSEAALAFSHAHRGTVQRLMQTLEVYLKPE
- a CDS encoding NAD-dependent epimerase; this encodes MKILLTGAAGFIGMHTALRLLARGDVVVGVDNLNDYYDVKLKRARLAQLTAHGNFRFIQLDIADRATMETLFTTEKFQRVINLAAQPGVRYSLKNPHAYIQSNIVGLTNILEGCRHNQVEHLVYASSSSVYGANTHMPFSVHANVDHPVSLYAATKKAGELMAHSYSHLYKLPTTGLRFFTVYGPWGRPDMSPSLFAGAILRGEPIDVFNQGKMQRDFTYIDDIVEGVVRILDRVATPAPQFDTSAPDPGTSYAPYRVYNIGNHAPVELMTFIETIERAAGRPAVKNFLPMQAGDVVATYADVADLKRDVGFEPKTPLAEGIEKFVAWYRSYYHQAG
- a CDS encoding Uma2 family endonuclease, producing MKHAIVLQLSEQEYLETERASQVRHEYVAGEIFAMAGGSKAHNTISLNMAVLLRNKLRDSGCQTFIADMKVRIATQARHYYPDVAVTCAPGDLASDSPRDYIESTVLLVEVLSPATEAIDRREKMLAYRHIASLREYVLIDQERRWVEVYRRNEAGWSADIFAPDDEITLESADMQISMDDLYAGSGVAWPEPQS
- a CDS encoding nucleotidyltransferase domain-containing protein, giving the protein MRLTDTQSATIREEVQRHFGDSARVLLFGSRVRDDALGGDIDLYVEAEGSAEQALTRELQLYAALQRRLGEQRIDIVVHRRGTSLRTIDEEARRTGVPL
- a CDS encoding flippase: MSKSSIEKIRPATGENLLSRKALVKNSLINLAGFALPLTVGLITIPLIVRGFGVERFGLLTLAWAVIGYFSLFDLGIGRAITQLIAERLDKSPAEDVARLAWTGLLMMAVFALIGAIFTASLTPWFVSSVLNMPEALREEAIWAFIMLAAAIPAVVLSAGFAGVLAAIQRFDLINALRIPMGMMIFLVPLAILPYSKSMAYVCAGLMVIRFLFLVLHAVVCFYAFPSLRAHVGIERSEIRRLLNFGGWMTVTNVIGPFMVYMDRFVIGAALSISAVAYYVTPYEMVTRLWAIPAAIVTVLFPAFAASKNNGSSHAAALYSMGGRAILVILAPIVLVLVVFAKEGLNVWLGSDFSQKSAAVLQWLAMGVYLNSYAQVPFAFIQGIGRADITAKLHLLELPIYIALMFWLLNTHGIIGVAIAWLLRIAVDAVLLTLVAHWLSKDMAAASRQIFPMLATLLVLFAAGMMLDETVGKLFFTGAAFLALILVVYFFAVTPEEKNAIRKSAQRFLRT
- a CDS encoding class I SAM-dependent methyltransferase, which translates into the protein MHNNEIQTRPCPDCPVCGSQGSLLYAKLTDRLFNTPGTWDMKKCHNPDCGALWLDPMPAEADLAKLYTDYYTHQASLPNSVRNPLGRFLDRVRASHLHARFGYAPLSASWINKLLGLFAYIHPAWKENLEASVFYLSAQRGGRLLEVGCGSGATLQSMEQKGWSVTGLDFDEDAVKNARSKGLDVRHGQLSAQEFADESFDAVVMSHVIEHVPSPGALLGECRRVLKKGGVLVALTPNADSRGHGHYRRNWRGLEPPRHLQVFTARSLASMAYGADYDTVESFTSMQGAIYIWHASAEIAKDGRHDMNAEVGLHRRILLQITGLVIGWLHVLLPGRGEVAVIVCRK
- a CDS encoding glycosyltransferase family 2 protein translates to MIQVLLATYNGEAFLAEQLDSLLAQKGGVCTVLARDDGSTDTTLDILQRYAQSFPSQIVLGEKQGRLGAIGSFDWLLSQSSAPYIAFCDQDDVWEPDKLHILLERMQALEARLGKDTPILVHSDLAVVNRNLQRIHPSFWTYSGLDARRHGLAQLLISNTVTGCAMLANRALVERATPIPQEAVMHDHWFALVAAALGHVEPVYESLVAYRQHGRNAVGAQAYGWRTMLGKLISGCGHTDISKLRHQAEVLYRRYGDYLEPDHAGFVAGFSKLQDKSWLARRFFMLRHGILRPGVVRNLGLFFCVRLAREGQQKRDI
- a CDS encoding glycosyltransferase, with the translated sequence MLVTLNLPERLGWQPEDFSFPVTVLHNDKPRGFGTNHNAAFGQCDTPHFCIINPDIRLETNPFPALLACLNDRNVAAVAPIVFNPQGKIEDSVRHFPSPFGLITKALDLDGSCYPIEPGTAPFAADWVGGMFMLFRATDFAAVGGFDEGFFLYYEDVDICARLWKRGRRVMACPQASVVHDARRASRRDLRYMRWHLSSMGRYFRKHLFRLPAVR